From Candidatus Vondammii sp. HM_W22, one genomic window encodes:
- a CDS encoding ABC transporter ATP-binding protein, translated as MKLLQGKSVCIALGGRPVLNQIDFEIRAGEMLGLIGPNGAGKTTLLRLLAGLLSPDTGRLMLDGIAYSKLSPEARARKIAYLAQHGTAHWPMSVEHIVALGRLPHLSSWQGPDRRDDKIIQQVMKQTDIAHLQQRSFSALSGGEQARVLLARALAAEPEILLVDEPVAALDPAHQLEVMSLLRSYCDQGGAVVVILHDLRLASHFCHRLQLLFNQTTLATGPVEEVLAPAYIEAAFGITIIPGSEQAADAFSPTWKRLPSEER; from the coding sequence ATGAAATTACTTCAGGGAAAAAGCGTTTGTATCGCGCTTGGTGGCCGCCCGGTACTCAATCAGATCGACTTTGAGATCCGAGCGGGAGAGATGCTGGGCCTGATTGGACCCAATGGGGCGGGAAAAACAACCCTGCTGCGGTTACTGGCGGGTCTACTGTCACCCGATACAGGCCGGTTGATGCTGGATGGCATTGCCTACAGCAAGCTGTCCCCGGAAGCCCGCGCCAGAAAGATCGCCTACCTTGCACAGCATGGTACTGCTCACTGGCCGATGAGTGTGGAGCACATCGTTGCGCTGGGCCGACTGCCACATCTCTCCAGCTGGCAGGGGCCTGACAGAAGAGATGATAAAATTATCCAGCAGGTGATGAAGCAAACCGACATAGCCCATCTTCAACAGCGCTCCTTCAGCGCCCTCTCAGGCGGCGAGCAAGCACGTGTGCTCCTGGCCCGGGCACTGGCTGCAGAACCTGAGATTCTCCTGGTCGACGAACCTGTAGCGGCGTTGGACCCGGCCCATCAACTGGAAGTGATGTCACTCTTGAGAAGCTACTGCGATCAGGGCGGTGCCGTGGTTGTGATACTCCATGACTTACGGCTCGCCTCCCACTTCTGTCACCGTTTGCAGCTGTTGTTCAACCAGACAACACTTGCCACCGGACCGGTTGAAGAGGTGCTTGCACCGGCATACATTGAAGCGGCATTTGGCATTACGATCATCCCCGGGTCAGAACAAGCTGCAGATGCATTTTCCCCGACCTGGAAGAGACTACCCTCTGAAGAACGCTAA
- a CDS encoding AEC family transporter yields MMFSNSGNMGLPLALFAFGEQAMSAAVVLMILTNGLHFSVGMKMMDSKASIIGLLRVPILAATVAGLVVSMTSISISEVVAIPIEMMGQIATPLLLFSLGVRLTSVDLKDWHWSDWCAGMSADGCEL; encoded by the coding sequence ATGATGTTCTCCAACTCCGGCAATATGGGTCTTCCTCTGGCGTTGTTTGCTTTTGGTGAGCAGGCGATGTCGGCTGCCGTGGTGTTGATGATACTGACGAATGGTCTTCACTTCAGTGTCGGCATGAAGATGATGGATTCCAAAGCCTCAATTATTGGGCTGCTGCGGGTTCCCATTCTTGCTGCAACTGTGGCCGGTCTGGTTGTGAGCATGACCTCGATTAGCATATCGGAAGTGGTGGCCATCCCTATTGAAATGATGGGGCAGATCGCAACACCACTGTTGTTGTTCTCCCTTGGTGTGCGACTGACCAGCGTGGACCTTAAGGATTGGCATTGGTCTGACTGGTGTGCTGGTATGTCCGCTGACGGGTGTGAGTTATAG
- a CDS encoding lactate utilisation protein LutB domain-containing protein, with the protein MNSPGYAFWESRSALAQLKQNCLRKDNKVSTKSQGSQRSAKEAFVWRLWIWAHAQSMIYRAGTLIATRLRGLMPKRLGPGTEARTAPKIAARSLHELAKKKVFGHE; encoded by the coding sequence ATGAACTCACCCGGCTACGCCTTCTGGGAGAGCAGATCCGCGCTAGCGCAGCTGAAGCAGAACTGCCTGCGCAAAGACAACAAGGTCAGCACAAAGAGCCAGGGAAGCCAGCGTTCAGCCAAAGAGGCATTCGTCTGGAGGCTCTGGATCTGGGCCCATGCTCAGTCAATGATTTACCGCGCAGGCACCCTAATCGCCACACGACTGCGTGGCCTGATGCCAAAACGGCTCGGCCCCGGGACAGAGGCACGCACAGCTCCAAAAATCGCAGCCAGGAGCCTGCATGAACTTGCCAAAAAAAAAGTATTCGGCCATGAGTAG